One window from the genome of [Clostridium] celerecrescens 18A encodes:
- a CDS encoding MIP/aquaporin family protein, which produces MLMYIAEFLGTMILILLGDGVVANVNLDKSGMKGGGSIQVSFAWGLAVMIPAFIFGAASGAHFNPALTIALAADGSLPWDLVPGYVIAQFAGAFTGAVLVYLLFKDQLDATESQATKRGVFCTSPAIPNTGRNLLSEIIGTFVLVFAIKGIGQTGAVPGLGNFFVLGIIVSIGMSLGGLTGYAINPARDLGPRLAHAVLPIKDKGSSNWKYAPIVLFGPLIGALAAVLLYSAIPWA; this is translated from the coding sequence ATGTTAATGTATATAGCAGAATTTTTAGGAACTATGATTTTGATTTTGCTTGGAGATGGCGTGGTCGCCAATGTTAACCTGGATAAGTCCGGTATGAAGGGTGGAGGTTCCATCCAGGTCTCCTTTGCATGGGGGTTAGCGGTTATGATACCTGCTTTCATCTTCGGCGCAGCTTCCGGAGCCCATTTTAATCCGGCTCTTACCATTGCCCTGGCGGCAGACGGAAGTCTTCCATGGGATCTTGTTCCGGGATATGTGATCGCACAATTTGCAGGAGCATTTACCGGTGCCGTCCTGGTTTACTTATTGTTTAAGGATCAGCTTGACGCAACGGAGAGCCAGGCCACGAAACGAGGTGTTTTCTGTACTTCACCTGCGATTCCCAACACCGGCCGCAACCTGTTAAGTGAAATTATCGGAACATTCGTTCTTGTATTTGCCATTAAAGGCATCGGACAGACAGGAGCGGTTCCGGGATTAGGTAACTTTTTTGTGCTTGGAATCATCGTTTCCATCGGTATGTCCCTTGGAGGTTTAACCGGATACGCCATCAATCCTGCCAGGGATTTAGGCCCCCGGCTTGCTCACGCCGTTCTTCCCATTAAGGATAAAGGCAGTTCCAATTGGAAATATGCTCCCATCGTGTTATTTGGGCCCCTGATCGGTGCCTTAGCTGCAGTACTTCTCTACAGCGCGATCCCCTGGGCATAA
- the glpK gene encoding glycerol kinase GlpK, with amino-acid sequence MAKYVMALDAGTTSNRCILFNEKGEICSVAQKEFTQYFPKPGWVEHDANEIWSTQLGVAVEAMSKIGASAEDISAIGITNQRETTIVWDKATGDPVYHAIVWQCRRTSEYCDSLKEKGLVDTFRSKTGLVIDAYFSGTKLKWILDNVEGARERAERGELLFGTVETWLIWKLTKGRVHVTDYSNASRTMMFNINTLEWDDEILAELNIPKSLLPQAKPSSCIYGESDSQFFGGPIPVSGAAGDQQAALFGQTCFTAGEAKNTYGTGCFLLMNTGEKPVFSSNGLVTTIAWGLDGKVNYALEGSIFVAGAAVQWLRDELKFIDSAQDSEYMARKVKDTNGCYVVPAFTGLGAPHWDQYARGTVVGITRGVNKCHIIRATLDSLAYQVNDVLQAMRSDSGIELASLKVDGGASANNYLMQTQADIINAPVNRPQCVETTAMGAAYLAGLAVGYWENKEDVIKNWAIDRTFEPVISGEERTKRINGWNRAVKYSFDWAKED; translated from the coding sequence ATGGCAAAGTATGTAATGGCATTGGATGCGGGCACAACAAGTAACCGGTGTATCCTATTCAATGAAAAAGGGGAAATCTGCAGCGTTGCTCAAAAGGAATTTACACAGTATTTTCCAAAACCCGGCTGGGTGGAGCACGATGCAAATGAGATTTGGTCCACGCAATTGGGGGTTGCAGTGGAGGCTATGTCCAAAATAGGTGCTTCTGCAGAAGACATTTCTGCAATCGGAATCACCAACCAGAGAGAAACTACTATCGTATGGGATAAGGCAACAGGCGATCCCGTCTATCACGCAATCGTGTGGCAATGCCGCAGAACTTCTGAATACTGTGATTCCTTAAAGGAAAAAGGACTGGTCGACACCTTCCGCTCCAAAACCGGACTGGTCATTGACGCCTATTTTTCAGGAACCAAATTAAAATGGATCTTAGACAACGTAGAGGGCGCAAGAGAAAGGGCTGAAAGAGGAGAACTTTTATTCGGAACCGTAGAAACATGGCTGATTTGGAAACTGACAAAGGGACGGGTTCACGTAACGGATTACTCCAACGCCTCCCGGACCATGATGTTTAATATCAATACCTTAGAATGGGACGATGAAATTCTTGCAGAACTTAACATTCCAAAGTCCCTGCTTCCTCAGGCAAAGCCCTCAAGCTGCATATACGGAGAATCGGACTCTCAGTTCTTTGGCGGTCCTATTCCGGTCAGCGGCGCTGCAGGGGATCAGCAGGCAGCACTTTTCGGGCAGACCTGTTTTACCGCCGGTGAAGCTAAAAATACATATGGAACCGGGTGCTTCTTACTGATGAACACCGGTGAAAAGCCTGTGTTCTCCAGCAACGGCCTGGTAACTACCATTGCCTGGGGACTGGATGGAAAAGTGAATTATGCCCTGGAGGGCTCCATCTTCGTAGCAGGAGCCGCCGTCCAGTGGCTTCGGGACGAACTGAAATTCATCGATTCCGCTCAGGATTCTGAATATATGGCCCGCAAGGTAAAAGACACCAATGGCTGCTACGTCGTTCCTGCATTTACAGGACTGGGGGCTCCCCACTGGGATCAGTACGCCAGAGGCACTGTGGTAGGAATTACACGGGGCGTGAACAAGTGCCACATCATCCGCGCCACCCTGGATTCCCTGGCCTATCAGGTCAATGACGTGCTTCAGGCAATGAGATCGGATTCTGGAATCGAACTGGCCTCCTTAAAGGTTGACGGAGGAGCCAGTGCCAACAACTACCTCATGCAGACGCAGGCAGATATCATAAACGCACCCGTAAACCGCCCTCAATGTGTGGAAACTACTGCTATGGGTGCCGCCTATCTGGCAGGCCTGGCAGTGGGATATTGGGAAAACAAGGAAGATGTTATAAAGAACTGGGCCATCGACAGGACCTTTGAACCTGTTATCAGCGGGGAAGAAAGAACCAAGAGGATCAATGGATGGAACAGAGCTGTGAAATATTCCTTTGATTGGGCAAAAGAAGATTAG
- a CDS encoding CoB--CoM heterodisulfide reductase iron-sulfur subunit B family protein: protein MVYSYYPGCTLKAKAKKLDRYARDCAQIFEIELEEIEDWQCCGGVYPGMADELATRLSPVRALREAGDKKQDLVTVCSACHHVIKRVNEDVKTSGEIRRKINAYLEPENGYEGETKVIHYLELLRDRIGFDRIREKVKQPLNGKKIAPYYGCLLLRPYVVMNFDDPENPSVMEDFLLAIGAEPVHYALKNECCGGYVTMEDEEFASEKSSSIMEAAMDQGAQGMITACPLCKYNLENGGLKNGIPVYYFTELFAEALGVKEQEEGT, encoded by the coding sequence ATGGTTTACAGCTATTATCCGGGCTGCACATTGAAGGCAAAGGCGAAGAAGCTGGACCGCTATGCCAGGGATTGTGCCCAAATATTTGAGATTGAGCTGGAAGAGATAGAAGACTGGCAATGCTGCGGAGGCGTCTACCCTGGGATGGCAGACGAACTGGCTACACGCCTTTCTCCTGTGCGCGCATTAAGAGAGGCCGGGGATAAAAAGCAGGATCTTGTGACTGTATGCTCTGCATGCCACCATGTGATAAAAAGAGTCAATGAGGATGTAAAGACCTCTGGAGAAATCAGGAGGAAGATCAACGCTTATCTGGAACCTGAGAATGGTTATGAAGGTGAGACAAAGGTGATCCACTACTTGGAACTGCTTCGCGACCGGATAGGCTTTGACCGGATCAGGGAAAAAGTAAAACAACCTCTTAATGGAAAGAAGATAGCTCCTTATTATGGCTGCCTGCTTTTAAGGCCTTATGTAGTAATGAATTTTGACGATCCGGAAAACCCGTCGGTTATGGAAGATTTTCTCCTTGCAATCGGTGCCGAACCGGTCCACTACGCTTTAAAAAACGAATGCTGCGGTGGATATGTGACCATGGAAGATGAGGAATTTGCTTCTGAAAAAAGTTCCTCTATTATGGAAGCAGCTATGGACCAGGGAGCACAAGGCATGATTACGGCCTGTCCCCTATGTAAATACAATCTGGAAAACGGCGGTCTGAAAAATGGCATTCCGGTCTACTATTTTACGGAACTTTTTGCAGAGGCTCTGGGAGTGAAAGAACAGGAGGAAGGAACGTGA
- a CDS encoding 4Fe-4S dicluster domain-containing protein produces MREEILRISGVNPLKCMKCGKCTASCPAFEKMEYHPHQFVEMVQNNHITPLLESESQYYCMSCLVCEERCPRGVKPQKLIEAVQVLKLRASEGNRLKPQDVANRLDPSLPQQALMAAFRKYSR; encoded by the coding sequence GTGAGGGAAGAAATTTTAAGAATCAGCGGTGTGAATCCCTTAAAATGTATGAAATGCGGAAAATGTACAGCTTCCTGCCCTGCATTTGAAAAGATGGAATATCACCCTCATCAATTTGTGGAAATGGTTCAAAACAATCATATCACCCCTCTTTTGGAATCGGAATCCCAGTATTACTGTATGTCCTGTCTGGTCTGTGAGGAGCGGTGCCCCAGAGGGGTAAAGCCCCAGAAACTCATAGAAGCCGTCCAGGTTTTAAAGTTAAGGGCTTCGGAGGGCAACCGGCTGAAACCACAGGATGTGGCAAACCGGCTGGATCCTTCGCTTCCTCAGCAGGCCCTTATGGCGGCTTTCAGAAAGTACAGCAGGTGA